From Chloroflexi bacterium ADurb.Bin180, the proteins below share one genomic window:
- the albA_5 gene encoding Antilisterial bacteriocin subtilosin biosynthesis protein AlbA — protein sequence MRRVFRRNTDVVDRHILDETLLVPIRGELSDLQRIFSLNPVAEFIWSQLDGVQDLSAIAEKVAGAFEVAFRRMNCPEYRFPEGADFFRALFRRAEQERVPVAGSLELTRHCELACVHCYLGFERGKPRARREMSTEEVLRILDQAIAAGCLGLLITGGDPLLRSDFAAVYRRAKLAGVDVTVFTSGTRVTEEHCALFRDLPPRVVEITLYGATAETFERITQVPGSYRRCLDGIDRLLKAGVRVGLKTMLMTLNQHELGEMRAMAQGLGVKFRFDGLLNACLDASKEPLEWRLDAAEVARAEFDDPEVRQNWLRFARRHPSIPPNERVLQCGAGETQFHVDAYGWLQPCLMLPRFSYDLLDGDWAEGWRRLAAVRELRLDAASPCGTCTDRAYCGYCAGLVELETGCTAMPSPYLCSLAKERTQVLAELLREDA from the coding sequence ATGAGGCGAGTGTTTCGCCGCAACACGGATGTGGTCGACCGCCACATCCTGGATGAAACGCTGCTGGTGCCGATCCGGGGCGAGCTCTCGGACCTGCAGAGGATCTTTAGCCTGAACCCGGTGGCCGAGTTCATCTGGTCACAACTCGATGGTGTTCAGGACCTGAGCGCCATCGCCGAGAAGGTGGCCGGGGCCTTTGAGGTTGCTTTCCGCCGTATGAACTGCCCGGAGTACCGCTTTCCGGAGGGCGCGGACTTTTTCCGCGCCCTGTTCCGGCGGGCGGAGCAAGAGCGCGTGCCGGTGGCGGGGAGCCTGGAGCTCACCAGGCATTGCGAGCTGGCCTGTGTGCACTGCTACCTCGGCTTTGAGCGCGGCAAGCCGAGAGCGCGCCGCGAGATGAGCACCGAGGAGGTGCTGCGCATCCTCGACCAGGCCATCGCGGCGGGGTGCCTTGGGCTGCTGATCACCGGCGGCGACCCGCTGCTGCGGTCCGATTTTGCGGCGGTGTACCGGCGGGCCAAGCTTGCCGGCGTGGATGTGACGGTCTTTACTAGCGGCACCAGGGTGACCGAGGAACACTGCGCGCTCTTCCGGGACCTGCCGCCAAGGGTTGTTGAGATCACCTTGTACGGTGCCACGGCGGAGACGTTCGAGCGCATCACGCAGGTGCCGGGATCGTACCGGCGTTGTCTGGACGGAATCGATCGACTGCTGAAGGCGGGAGTGCGCGTGGGGCTCAAGACGATGCTGATGACGCTGAACCAACACGAGCTGGGCGAGATGAGGGCGATGGCGCAGGGCCTGGGCGTCAAGTTCCGCTTTGACGGGCTGCTCAATGCCTGCCTGGATGCGTCCAAGGAGCCTCTGGAGTGGAGGCTCGACGCGGCAGAAGTGGCGCGCGCCGAGTTTGACGATCCAGAAGTGCGCCAGAACTGGCTCCGCTTTGCCAGGCGCCATCCGTCGATACCGCCGAACGAGCGCGTGCTGCAATGTGGCGCTGGCGAGACGCAGTTTCACGTGGATGCCTACGGGTGGCTTCAGCCATGCCTGATGCTGCCCCGGTTCTCGTACGACCTGCTGGACGGCGACTGGGCCGAGGGCTGGCGCAGGCTGGCGGCCGTCCGTGAGCTGCGGCTGGATGCGGCCAGTCCCTGCGGGACTTGCACGGACCGGGCGTATTGCGGATACTGCGCCGGGCTGGTAGAGCTGGAAACGGGTTGCACGGCAATGCCGTCACCGTACTTGTGTTCTCTGGCCAAAGAACGAACCCAGGTTCTGGCCGAGTTGCTACGAGAGGATGCGTAA